Within the Syngnathoides biaculeatus isolate LvHL_M chromosome 13, ASM1980259v1, whole genome shotgun sequence genome, the region GCCATCTTCATAAGAACTAACTAAAGACACTTTATTCAACCccacgttatttttttttattttttattttttaattcccaTCGACAGTCATCACCATTACAAGGAACGTCACTATGAAGGTGTACATCGTCAGCACAGGGAacgagatatatatatatatatatatatatatatatatatatatatatatttttttttttgtcagtcaacTGACGAACACTCATGTCATTTTTTCCCACTACCTTATTGAAAACTATGAACGCTAGATAAATTCACTACAATATTGGTGGATGTGGAAGAAAGTAAAGGACACAAAGAAGCCGATCCAGATTACTCATGGCAATCCTGAGAAAGAAACTAGCAATACTCAAGTACATATGGAAACCTGTTTGAGTGTTTTATTTCAAAGCCTTGATATCCAGCTGCATGCACTAGTATACAGTTTGTCCTCAGCAGTCAAATGAATCAGAACACTAAGAGAGCAACTGTTCCCGTAGAAATATCATTTTTTGCTCCATGCTTCCTTCCACACTTGTGTTCACTAGTAGGATAACTACACAGGCAAAACTGTTTGCGACCATATCAAGATGGATATCAAGGAATATAAAATTTGATATCCTTTATCCTTTTTAGGGTCCATGTAGTAGTGCACTATTTGTCATCACTAGTGAGACAGTTCGTGCCCTATTAGAAAGACTGCATCTTACTAATAATGTCACTAATAATACTAGCACTGTGTTGTTGCCAACTGGTGTACAGTTTTGCCTCAATAGCAACATAATGTTCTTGTATGACAAAGTGTCATACTGGTGAGCCAAATGTACATTACTAGCCTTCTGGACCCTACTAGTTGTACCAAAATGTCCACTGTACTTTAGTCTTTCTAGTAAcatgtaattgtttttcttgtgtaaaaaaaaaaaaaaaaaaaaaatctaaaatatgtAGTTACTATCCGACTAGAATCACAACAGTTGAGTAGCGATATCAATGAGATGCCCTGCCAGTGACCGGGATGAATATCATTCTGCTACTTGCATTCAATTGTCTGACTAGTCAGGCCAAGTAGTGTACTAGTCCACGGACCTCAAGCTGGATGTCAAGGATATTGGATAAATTCTCTTTCCATAAGTACAAGACTGACAGAGGTATTGTTGTGGCAGACACTCAAATAATAGCATTTATTACCGGGACATCTCTTGTTTTGCTGAATTAGCATTCAAATATGCCTGCAGTGTAGAAGTCCTCGCACActagttgagttttttttctttttgtacagCAGTATATCCATTGCCGTGTATATGTACAGTgaacagatttctttttttgagtCCATTTCTACTGAGCCAAAGTAGTAGATGTTTAAACCCCTCTACTCAGCAGTcttattgtaaaaaaacaaaacaaaaaaaaaaggtcccctCATCTATACTGGTTCTCGTCGCACTGATTtctgcagtatgttttttttttttttttttgggtgtgtgtcgTGTTGTCTTATCAGTATTATTGGGTTGCAGTCAAATTGGGCAGATTCGAACTAACCTCTAGCCACGTTGTGTCATTGGTCTCACTTGGAATATGCAAGGGGAGGTAAAACAAAgttattttcttctgttttatgCTGTTACACTATGCAAATTGTGATCATAAGTACTGTATTCTGAGAAAATAACACAAAAGAAGAGTTATGTCAAGAAAAAGGAAAGCTGTGGCCCAAACGGAGAAGTGTTGGAAATTTTAAACACATTATACACATGgaagaaaataatgcacaatgcTGCACTGTAACCAGATCATCGACTATGTTTCCAAAAGCCTAATAAGGATCAGAACTTTTTTCCCTGCCTTTTTAACCTTACTTGAAATCAGTCAGTTATGCTCGTCTGCTTGTTGACGCTTATTACACTTtgacttttttcctcttttcaacTGTCCAAGTGTCCTCCTTCCGATGATTGTCACCCCTGTGTGTGGAACTATGCAGCTCTGCACGGACTCAGACGTGAGGTATCTAGCTTTACCAAATgatgcattcacacacacatgtacacatgcATAGTGGTTTCctgtatttttccccccttttagaTAAAAGAAAACCAGTCCTGATTAATTGCTTGGGCCGGACCCATTCAAACTGAGACCCCATTTATATGTAATTTATAGAGAAACGATACTGATTCTCTTATGCTTTGTACTTGTCAAACTGAATTACGTACGAAGTCtgcaaataactttttttttttttgacctgaTGCTGTTTACTTGAATTTCATGTATAAAATGACCTTGTTACTTGTGAGGTACAACAAAGTCACAATGAAGGTAACAAAACTGCTACTGCTATATGTGCAaatgccccccctccccttgaATAACGACAGAggtaatatatttttgtattttttttttaaatataatcaaACTCATATGGAATTGCtaaccaaaaacacacaaaaagtattGTGTATGATCCTCATCCTAACCCAGTAGACAGCTTGTAGTTGTTGGAAAACAAATGGGAGCCAAAAGTTTGAGTGGATGAATGAAGGACATGGGTTGATGGCTTTCACAAAAAGcacaatgagggggaaaaaaagatatcctgcatgtttttagaaaaacaaaGGTCCATGTTATCTGTCCATCTGTGTACATATTgacatatatattataaatataaagTCTCCTCAAATACTTTTTAGTCATCCTCATATGACATCTGATAAACTGTATGTATCCATTGTTAAATAAAGCATttctcccattaaaaaaaaaaatcattattttactGTGAACAAACATGAAATGTTGTGTCATGGCGCTTCTCCATTGTGACTATTTGgatgaaagaaataaaactcatttccagcagcaacaacaagagcaaaaaaaatcattattgtgGGAGATTCTTTGTCCTATTTTTTGGGCCGGGTTTATGGTGGATTAAGAGAACTCAAattcagtggtgccttgagatatgttTAATTAGTTCCGCCTTGTACCTCAACTCATCTCAAAGCGTTTCCCTGTTGAAATTTATGGTTGCTATTAGCACTGTTTTACTTGATAAGAACATAGTCATCATTAAAAAGAATGTAACGAATCAGACAGTTATTGCATTATGATAAATTGAAGTTCTTTCAATTGTGtgacttggccaccagggggcgatACTAAATCGTCATGCATATAAACAGACGTTTCACAACTACTAAGCGACACTGTAACCTGCTGTAGTTGTATTCTCTTTCTGTAGAGCATGAAGAATATATCTGCGTaagtattgtctgtctacatatgatgctgcactgtttgtgttcaactaaaaCCATGCACACCACCACTTGATGCTATTTATTGGTCCATCTATAGTGTTtggattctttttctttcttttagcaCAATACACTGTTTTGTGTTTGACCCTGAAcatcaactgggagtggcaggATAgcttgaagtatttttttccaaggatTGTTCAATAACTGCCGTATTCCTGCTTGTGGGAAGTTGTGAGACAAGTTGTTCCTAATATTTCGTCCTAATAGCTGATGGAGCAAAAGAGGTCACTGTACTTAGAGGTACAACTtcaaattaaagttaaaaaaaaaaaaaagaagctctcGTATTTAAGTACAAACAtaagaatttatttttgacatgTTTGATGACTTccccccttttttcttttgctcccATTTTGCTCATTCtaagaagaataaaaataattcagtgGAGCCAGCTTTGCTCCAGTCCAAATGAATTCTGACACTATAATCAAGACTGAGCTAATAGGTCTTgcaagagtgatttttttttttttttttttttttaaacttgagaaAACGACTGAAAAACTACACAAAAGATTAGACTGAGACTGACAGAAGTTTGTGGTTTTTAGGCTGGCACAAAAGATTTACCACAAATCATTCTTGTAGGTGGGAAGAGTGTTGTTCGGCCTTTCTGAAAGAGGTGACATGGGCCCTTTGTGGATAGGAGGAGCTCCCAAAACCTGGACTACTACAGCGAAGGTGATCAGAGACaggtaggagagtacttggtgtatcttctgagaggattagaaatgagctcattagagggacatccCAGGGTGAGATGCTTTGAAgccaaagttagagagagcaaagtttgatggtttggacacatccagaggcgagagagtgagtatattggtagaagggtgctgaggatggagctgtcaggcaatagagcgagaagaagaccaaagtgaaggttgatggatgttgtgagggaggacgtgaagactgtaggggttagagaggaagatgcaggagataggctcagatggaaaaagatgacactgtggcgaaccctaacagGACAATTAGAAAGGAAAAGATTCTTGTAGGCGAtgacatcaccttttctttttatgtgaTTTTTACATTGCGTTGTGAAGTGTAGAGgtataaaaaagaaatcattttgaCCAACTACGGTTTAGAAAGTACAGATATCCATTTCCAAATTTAGGgagtaaaaaaaagataaaaactcAAAAGTACACATATAACTGAAAAACGTCCTTAAAATCCCTGTCAAGTGAAAATAAGTCTTCTAAATTATGCACATGAGAGGGAAGCGTGTTGTTataggggaaatccactggtttgcatgaacaatgtatccaataggtcatgtaatatgtactctatcttgacaatgtgatgttaaatcctctctcatttaatagtgttttgagaagatttttactgacaattacgaatttgtaggggcgctgacattttcgcgagtcacacgaCTTatgtgtgcggatgtgacgtctaccatgccgcaacaaaggctcgattacatgggacaccatatTAATGCCCAGCGCTGAATTCTCAGATTTATACTCATATGATTAAGAAatcgcagtatcggttgatcgggtagatggaggaatacttccataaagaGCGgaggagccgtgagctcgctcctcACTGAGCCAGGAGCTCACTCTGCCGGGGAGCAAGCTCACGGCTCCACCGCTCGGCGGAGTGAGCTCGTCTGACTCCCCGTCATTCCGccagaagaaccatccgaatattcaacgttatttacagccgagcggCGGAGCTCGCTTgcagcggcattatttacagccacaagttCAAATTTGTTTGAAAGTACTGCtttgtcttcccgatcaaccgagtggTCGAGCCACTCACGGccgtgccgctcacggctgtgtatgaaagtattcctcagtcttcccgatcaaccgatactgctatgtcttcatcagatgagtataaatctgagaaatctgcgctgggcataatgttgtcccatgtaatcgagcgtttggtaCGGCACGtaacatacgcccacgtaggtcatgcgactcacgaaaatggcggcgcccctaaaaattcgtaaaaatcttctcaaaacacaattaaatgagagaggatttaacatcacattgtctaAATAGAGTGCATATTTTCACCTTTAACAACCCTACCAAATTTGTGACGACAGGCACAAGCCACCAGCTAGCTCCTGAGCTAACGTGCTCCCGGGCCTCCTCTGTGCCGGCGGCCTTCTCATCCGCGGGGTCAACCTTCTCACTTGAGAATTACAATAACGACACCGATCTGTTTTGTGAATTGTGGCATTCAGGAATGATGCATTTTTGGTGTGGTACTGGCACTTTGGTGTGCGGGTAGAAAAGAGGACTAATACGTGTAACTTGCAATCATTCACAAAATCTTTTGTACTGCCCAAAACTGCCCTCCGATGAAGCTAAATACAATTCAGTAGGTGACTGCAGTTCAACACCAAAACTTGGACCTCATTAAACTGGTCACAGGATTCCAACTTTGGCCATCTTGCttatattttgacaatgtcaaCATCGCAGTCAGATAGGCGAGGACACAGCCGACCTCTGGAGGAGTTTGTAGAATTTGCCCTGACCGTATCTAGAAGTCATCCGCCCCCCCGCCTTCCTGCTGCATATCTCAACCGACAGATGAGCAAGACACTGCGTCATTTTCACCAGGCCCACCAGAAGGACTCCGCCGGCCAGCATCAGGCTCGGCCACAGCAGAGCATGCAGGGTCTTCGTCAGTGTGTACTTTCTGCTCAAGATGACATCCCCGGGGTGCCTGGCAAGGTCTGTGAGGCATGAGGAGGCGCTTCCCACCTGAGAGTCCAAGTTACTTTTCACCTTCAGGGCTTCACCTTCAAGTTCTGTTTGATCCATTTTACATTTGGGGATGTAAAAACACTGCAAAGGAAGAAATAGACCAATAACTACATTGTTGACATTACTTGTGATCATCAAATAATAACATTCTGTTCTcgttgtatgtatgtatgtatgtgtgtgtatatatgtatatatactgaCTGACAGTATACTGTTGGACAGTATacacccatctattttccaacTCGCGTATCCTCACAGCAACTTTAAAATAACTGTTAGCAACTAAGGAATATACAGTCAATGATTTTTGAGCCTGTTCTAGCGCAAATTGTTTTTATACCATAAAAGGCTGAAGGTGCAGTGTAGTGTCATAGACAGATACGACAGAGTCCTTCATGAATCAACTTTCATTTATGTTTACCTTGGGCGTCAGTAACACTGACTCCTCGTCATAGTGCAGAAAAGCTTTTTGATTGGAGCCCGTGAGGTTAACGATGACCGCCAAGCACGGCATGCTGCTCACACCTCTGCAGTCAACCCACTCGGCCAAGATTTCAGTGTGCAGCAGCACACAaatgtcctcctcctcccactTACTGCAGCACAAGACAAAAGCAAGCACGAGTTCAGAAAAAGCCACGCTCGGGCATCCTGCACACGCTCACaatgacaaagaaaacaatgttGGCAAATGTTTATAGATTTCTcattggaggtgggggggggggtctgtatatatagtacagtacagtatatccttACTCACACACATCCACATCGCTGAGAGCCAATATCACTGGGACAGAAGATACAACAAGTGCCTGTAGTTCTGCTGCACTACaaatgtgagtacttttgccacctctgatGCAGTGCACctgaggtacagtgaagaaaataggtatttgaacaccctgctatattgcaagttctcccacttggaaatcatggaggggtctgaaattttcctcgtaggtgcatatccacggTGAAagagttaatctaaaaagaaaaatccagaaataacaatgtttgattttgttttacaatttatttgtgtgatacagctgcaaataaatatttgaacacctgagaaaagcaaagttaatatttggtagagtagcctttgtttacaattacagaggtcaaacattgtTCACcagggagggattttggctcagtcctcctcacagatcttctctagatcacacacatttctgggctgttgctagaaacgcagagtttcagctccctccaaagattttctattgggtttaggtctggagacaggctaggcCATAACAGAACCTtgctatgcttcttacggagccactccttggttttcctgggtgtgtgtttcgggtcatcgtcatgttgaaaaacccagccacgacccatcttcaacgcgctgactgagggaaagaggttgttcccccaaatctcactaTACATGGcagtggtcatcctctccttcatacagtgcaatcgtcctgtccaatgtgcaaaaaaacacctccaaaccatgatgctaccaccttcatgcttcacagtagggatggtattcttgggatggaactcttcatttgtcttcctccaaatacggttagtggaattatgaccaaaaagttcaattttggtctcattgaccacaaaactttttcccaagactcctctgtttcatccaaatggtcattggcaaactcaagacgggccttgacatgtgctggtttaagcacggGAAccatccgtgccatgcatgatttcaaaccgtgatgtcttcgtgtattaccaacagtcacattggaaacggtggtcccggctcttttcagttcattgaccaagtcctgttgtgtagtcctgggctgatttctcacctttctaaggatcattgagaccccacgaggtgatagcttgcatggggctgcactccaattgagattgagcgtcatgttttccattttgtaatgattgctccaacagtggaccttttttcaccaagctgctttgcaatttctccgtagcactttccagccatgtggggttgtacaattttgtctctggtgtctttggacagctctttggtcttggccatgttacaaatttgagtctttctggttgtatggtgtggacaggtgtctgttgcatgcagctaacgacctcacacaggtgcatctgattcaggatcaaacatggagtggaggtggacttttaaaggcggactaacagatctttgagggtcagaattctagctgatagacaggtgctcaaatacttatttgcagctgtatcacacaaataaattgttaaaaaaataatacattgtgatttctggatttttctttttagatgatctctcacagtggacatgcacctacgatggaaatttcagacccctccatgatttctaagtgggagaacttgcaatatagcagggtgttcaaatactgattttcttcactctacCTATTAACATGCGGTTTGACCATTGTGATTCCAACCACGAAGAACATGAGCGCGGAGAAGGCCATCATGCTGAAGCCCAACAGGATGGCTCGCTCTTCCCCGATGCTCGTCACTGGCTTCTGGCTACGCACTCGCGGCTCCCCGTGGTCTTCCGCAGGCGCGCTGCCATCTTTCTCTTGGGCCGTCACCCTGTGGAGGAGCTCTCTGGGTCTCTCACATAAACAAAAGCAGACATTAATACATGGCGTGTATGAATAGGAGCTACTACGGACACAATTCAGGATTATCTGAAATGGAAGCGTTTCAGTTGGATGTGCGTTTCCATGTTAAATGTGAAAGTTTCTGTCATGTGTATGAGATCATTTCAGTAGTACTATATGTAATAAAATTAAGCCAATTCAGTAGTGCATAGAATTGTTTTAATAATGTGTGTAGGAGGAGGTTTTTGTAGTGGatgtgagagaaaaacaaatcagTGGCCTGTTTAAGTCTTTCAGAAAAAAGGGTTGCACATGTGTGAGAGTATAGCATTTCAGTAGTAGTCTTGTCATGGTTTTGCTATCTGTCAGTGTTCCAATAACGCATGAGAGAGCATCATGTTTGTTAAGCGTTCCACTGGAGTGTATGAGCATTTCAGTGGTGCGTGGGTAAGGATTTTAGAAGTGGGTCTAcgttgtgtgtgagagagtaTTTTTGTTCTATGTAAGAGTGCTGAGTAGTGAATGAGTAAAAGGTTCAGTAGAATATGAGAGCGTTTCAGTAGGGTGACAGGAAAACTTTCAGTTGTGCGGGAAAGACAAAGTTTCTGTTATGTGTGAGAGTTTTTCAGTCAGGTTTGTGTGAGAGTGTCTCTGCAATGTATATGAGGAAAAAACatcaatagtgtgtgtgtgagagcatttcCGTGGTGCGCATAAGTGCAAAACAATTCAGTAGTGATGTGAGAGTGTTTCGGTAGTCTGTGTGAAAGCATgtcacttgtgtgtgtgaggcAATCCTGAATTATATCTCTGATGGCCCCCAAAatcgattattattattattttcattatttgacgTCTCACATCTCAACAACTTGCTGAATTGTATTTGGATTAGGCCTCTTCTAATTTCTCATTTCACATCATATTCCTTTACATTTAATAATGAGAGTAAATGTGTAtcactcatctttttttaaacaatcttcATTTTTGTCCTTCTATTTCTAGGAAGCGTTTGAGAATATGAAATCACCTCCTGTCGGTGTTTACATTTGAATATCCAAACTCAATGAACCAAAACTTGATGAAATTGATGAATTCCTCAGAACACTACAGCGGAAGTATGTATTATACATATGACATATTGCTATATTATCAATTAGTGGTACGTACAGTATGCATTGCAACCAAGAACAGCCAAGAAATAGTCACCGTTCACACTATTGCTTTGGGCAACTTCTAATATGTGGTTTTATTGAGCAAATTATGTCAAGTGAgaagttattaaaaatatattttctcctACTACTGTTTTAAAATGTCCTCTGTGGGACTACTAGATCAATGTGCTTTATCCATaatgtaaagtaaaaaatacCTGTATGTCTATTTATGAGTGCACTTTTTGGTTTTGGCACAGGGCTTAATATAAACAATATTAACGGTTACCTTTTGGTCCATCCCTTTGCCACGGAAACACAGCGAgatgaaatgtttcatttaacaAGAATGACTTTCAACGGACACACTAAATATTTAATGTCACACTTAGGATGACAATGACAAAGTCAAAGCA harbors:
- the kcnmb3 gene encoding calcium-activated potassium channel subunit beta-3, which gives rise to MFLNTASPQRSFSIPININLQGARRRQRRELLHRVTAQEKDGSAPAEDHGEPRVRSQKPVTSIGEERAILLGFSMMAFSALMFFVVGITMVKPHVNSKWEEEDICVLLHTEILAEWVDCRGVSSMPCLAVIVNLTGSNQKAFLHYDEESVLLTPKCFYIPKCKMDQTELEGEALKVKSNLDSQVGSASSCLTDLARHPGDVILSRKYTLTKTLHALLWPSLMLAGGVLLVGLVKMTQCLAHLSVEICSRKAGGRMTSRYGQGKFYKLLQRSAVSSPI